From Longimicrobiales bacterium:
CCGACCTACCGCGCTGCACCGGTCAAGCTGCGCGCTGGTGAGCTGAGCGACTACGAGCTGCGGGCGGTACGGAAGGGCAAAGGACCGGCAGGGCGCGGCGTGGAATGGGGCAGCGCCGTGCACGGTGTGATAGAGGCCGCAATGCGGGGCGCGGACGGCGCCGCACTGCGGGCGCACGCGCGCAGCCTGCTGCTCGCCGCCGAACGGCCCGTGGACGAGGGAGGTGAGCCCGAGGAGCTGGACGAGCTGCTGGGAATCGTGCACACGGTCCGGTCCGCTCCGCTGTGGCAGCGGGCACGTTCCGCGGAGACCCTGCAGATCGAGGCGCCGTTCGCGGTGATGCTGACCGCAGCCGAGTACGCGGAGCTGGCCGCTACGATCAGCGAGCTCGAACCGTCGGACGGCCAGGCCTCCACCCGCGAGATCATCGAGGGCGTCCTCGACCTGGCGTTCCGTGAAGCCGGCGCCTGGACGATCGTGGATTACAAGTCCGACGCAGCGGGCAGCGGCATCGACGAGGCCCGTCGCGCCAGGTATCGCGCCCAGGTCGACCTGTACGCGGCCGCATGGCAGCGCATCACGGGGGAGCCCGTGCGCGAGCGGGTGCTGCTCTTCACGGCGGACGGCCGAACCGAGTCCTGGTAGCACGCCGCATGCGCATGGCGCCCGGGGCGCGGGCGGATGCATCATTGGACGGACAACCAACGCTGTCGAATGCGCGCTGTGGAGGCGGGTCTGAGCGGAGCTGAGCGGGAGCCGGAACGCAGGGACGGCAGGGGTGCCGCGCCGGAACGCCGAGACACCAGCGGCGCCGCGCTGGAACCCGCGCCGGAACCCGGGCTCACGTCATCCCTGGCCCGCACGCCCCCGTCGCGAGGCGAGCCCGAAGTGCGCGCATGGCTGCTCACGTCGACGGCGTTGACTCAGCTCACTGCGGAGGACGCTGCGCGACGGATCCGCGGAGCGCCGGTCCCTGGCGAGCTCGTGCTGGTCGACATGCTGCGACCCGGCGAGGCTGAGGCGACCCTGATGCGCGAGCAGATGCGGCTGCATCCGCTCGCCGTCGAAGACGTGATGCGCGGGCGGCAGCGCCCGAAGCTGGACCGCTACCCGCGACACTACTTCGTGGTGTTCTATGGTGCGGCCATCAACCGGGAGCGCCGGCGCGTCGCGTTCCGTGAGCTGCACGTGTTCATCGGGGCCCACTTCGTCGTCGTCGCTTCCCACTACCAGATCGCCGAGGTACAGGAGCTGGTCGCGTACTGCAGGCGCTTCTCATCGAAGCTGACGACGACGGGCGGGCTGGTGCACTGGCTTCTCGATGCGATCGTGGACGATTACTTCCCGATCGTGCACGACTTCTCGGAGAAAGTGACGCGCCTCGAGAACGAGACGCTCACGGGCGAGCGCTCACCGCTCGACAACCTGGTCGGCGTGCGCCGCGAGCTCATCCTGTTCCGGCGCGTGGTCGCGCCGGAGCGGGACGTGATCGGTACCGCGCTGCGCCGCGACATCGTGGCGCTGGAACCGGAGCTGCTGCCGTACTTCCAGGACCTGCGCGACCACCTGGAGCGGCTGACCGAGGAGATCGACACGCTGCGCGAGCTGCTGTCCACGGTCGTGGAGGCACGGAACCACGCCATGTCGAACTCGCTGAACAGTACTATCCGCATCATGACCGCCTGGTCGATCATCCTGATGTCGGTCACGGTCATCGCCGGCGTGTACGGCATGAACTTCCGGAACATGCCGGAGATCGGGTGGCGGCACGGCTACGTGTTCGCCCTGGCAATCATGCTGTTCGTCGGGCTGGGCCTTTTCACGTACTTCCGTCGGCGCGACTGGATCTGACGACCCGCGATCGGCGTCGTGCATCACCGCTTCACATCCGGAGGCTGCATGAGGACTCGTCTGCTCGCGTGGGTACTGGCCGCTGTCGGGACGCCTGCGGCCGCACAGGAGGTGCCGACCTCGTGGAGCGCACCCGCGGACGTGGCATTCGTCGGTGTCACCGTGGTGCCGATGGACAGCGAGCGCATCATCGCGAACCAGACGGTGGTGGTGAGCAATGGCGTGATCAGCGCGATCGGGCCGGTGGCGAGCACGCCCGTTCCGTCCGGTGCGGTGCGCGTGGATGGTTCGGGCAGGTTTCTCATGCCCGGCCTCGCCGAGATGCACGGGCACGTGCCCGCGCAGCCCGGCCAGTTCCAGGAGGACGTGCTCTTCCTGTACGTCGCGGCCGGCGCAACGACAGTGCGCGGTATGCAGGGGCATCCCAACCATTTCGCCATGCGCGAGAGGGTGCGCTCGGGTGAGCTGATCGGACCGCGCCTGTTCCTCTCGAGTCCGCCGTTCGCGGGCATGGGCCAGAACCCGCTGACGGATCCTGCCCAAGCGCGGGAGCGCGTGCGCTCGGCTAGGGCCGCCGGCTATGACCACCTCAAGGTGCACGAAGCGCTCAGCCGCGAGGTGTACGACGCCATGGCCGAAACTGCGCGCGAAGTCGGCATCACCTTCAGCGGCCATGTCCCGGATCCCGTCGGGCTGGAGCATGCCCTGGAGGCCGGACAGGCGACGGTCGACCACCTGGACAATTACCTGGACGCGATCCAGCGCGATGATTCGCCCGCACTGGCGATGCAGGGCGCCGCCCGCGGCCAGGCACTGCCGCTCCACGTGGACGAGGAGAAGATCGCCTGGATCGCTCGCGAGACGCGCGAGGCGGGCGTCGGCAACGTCCCGACGATGGCGCTCTGGGAGGTCCTGCGCGGCAGCCATCGCGGCGACGAGCTGGCCGGGCGCGAAGAGCTGCGCTACATGCCGCGCCAGATGCTCGCCAACTGGGTGCAGCAGGTGAATACCATTCACGACGGCTGGGACGCCGCGGCCGCACAGGCCGAACGCGAAGTTCGGCTGCGCATTCTCGAGGCGCTGCACGACGAGGGCGCGCTGATCCTCATGGGCACGGACGCACCGCAGCTCTTCAGCGTCCCCGGATTCTCACTGCAGCGGGAGCTGCCGCTGATGGTGCAGGCGGGCATGACACCCTACGAGGTGCTGCGCACCGGCACCGTCAACATCGCGCGCTTCTACGGAGAGGAAGACAGCGCGGGCACGGTGCAGGCAGGCCGCCGTGCGGACCTGCTGCTGCTCGATGCGAACCCGCTCGAGGACGTGGCCAACATCGGCCGCATACGCGGCGTGATGGTCGAGGGCCGCTGGCTGGACGGTGAACAGCTCGCAGCGCGCCTGGACGCGATCGCACAGCGGGCGGCTGCGCCAGCGAACTGAACAGCGCCGGACGTCAGCTGTCCTCCTCGATGGCGCGTGCTGCAAGCGGTGCATCGCGCGCGATGTTCTGCAGCCCGCCGGACGAGTCGTAGTTCTGCCCGACGAAGTAGAGACAGCGGTTGTCGGCGCTGCGCACGCGGTCGGTGCGCAGCGCAAAGCCCTTCTGATCGCGACGAACCAGGTGCTCGACGGGGCCGAGCGCGGCGCGGAAGCCCGTCGCGAGGATGACGTCGTCGAAGGCTTCCTCGGTCCCATCGCTGAACCGTACGCCGCTCGGCGTGAAGCGTTCGATGGCCGGGCGCACCGCGATCCGACCGGCGCGGATCTCGTCGACCAGGTGAAAACCGATCAGCGGAATCGCATCGAGCGGTGAGTGCCGCGTGCGGGGCAGCACGGGCGGGCCGCGCCGCTTCTCGCTGATCCGGCCAACCATCGCGACGACCTGTTCCTGCACGGGACGCGGCAGCTTGCGCACGTAGACGGACAGGTACTGGATCGGGATGCCCATGATCGTGAGCGGCACGACATTGGCCCCTGAGCGTACCGCGATCGTGGTGTCCACACCCGCGCGCGCGAGCTCACTGCCGATCTCACCGCCACTGTTGCCGACGCCGACCACCAGCGCACGCCGCCCGGCAAAGGGCGCCGGCCGGCGGTACTCGACCGAGTGCAGCACGCGCCCCTGGAAGTCCGCGCGCCCGGCGATGTCCGGGACCACGGGCTCGCTGATGATGCCAGTTGCGATCACGACCGCGCGCGCCTCGATCGCTTCGCCGGTCGTGCGTACGAGCCAGCGACCGTCGTGGTCGATGCGCGTGACGCTGGTGCCCGTCTCCGCGTCGAGTGCAAAACGGCGGGCGTAGCGTTCCAGGTAATCGACGAAGTGGTCGCGTGTCGGAAAGAGCGGCACGTCGCGGCCGAAGCGCAGCCCGGGCAGGGCCGAGAGGTGTTTGCCGGTGTGCAGTCGCAGGGAGTCGTAGAGCCGCGTCCAGGACGCGCCCACGCTGCTGCCCCGCTCCAGCAGCCGGAATGGAATGCGGCGGACGCGCAGCTCGTGTGCGGCCGCGAGACCGGCCGGCCCCGCACCCACCACGACGACGGGAGCCTCAGCCATTGTAGCGTTCGCCGTGCCGGTCGCGGTACAGCTCCAGCGCGGCGCGCCCCTCCTCCCGCAGCAGCCCCCCGCGGAAGCGGATGCCGCGTTCCTCCAGGTACGCGTAGCTGGCGCGGAAAACGGGTCCCTCGTCGAACAGCTCGCTGGCATCCTGGCGTGTCGCAGCGAAGAACACCCGCTTCACACCACTCCAGAATGTTGCACCCAGGCACATCGCACACGGTTCGCATGACGTATACAGCACGTGCTCGGACATGCCGGGCGCGCCGAGCGTGTACGAGCCGACACGTGCCTGCGCCATCATGAAGGCGACCATCTCCGCGTGCAGCGAGCTGTTGTTGGACGGCACGACCATGTTCACGCCGAGACCGGCAATGCGCCCGTCGGCATCGAAAACGGCGGCGCCGAACGGGCCGCCGGTGTCGTGCACCACGTTGCCGTGCGCGAGACGCACGGCCACACGCATGCGACTTTCATCGTCGGAATAGGTGCCGTTCACGTCGACGACGTCCGCGACCCACGCGGGGTTCACGATCCGGATTTCCGGGAGGGCGCTCATCCGCTCAGCGCGTGCGAATCACTATGCCGATGCCATCCGGATCCTGCAGGCGGAGGGCTCCGTCCTGGAGCTGCCCGCCTGCGCGCTCAGCGATGCCTCGCACGACACCCTCGTCCGGGACGATGAGCTCGAAGTCCACGAGGCCGGTGGAGCCGGGTGGTGGCGCAGCATTGCCCGCCCACTCGTTCAGGCCGAGGTGGTGGTGGTAGCGGTTCGCGGACAGGAACATGGCACCCGGGTAGTCCCGCGTGGTGATGTCCAGGCCGATCACGCTCGTGTAGAACTCCGCGGCGCGCTCTCTGTCGGCCACGTGCAGGTGCACGTGGCCCATGCGCAGAGCGTCGGAGCGGCCGGGCACCGGAGGCGCAGGGTCCGCGTCAGCGAGCAATGCCTGAACGTCGAGACGCTCCGTGGACATGACCACGGAGTCGCCACGCCACTGCCAGTCACTCGCGGGACGGTCGCGGTACAGCTCGATGCCGTTGTTCTCGCGATCGGCGAGGTACGCAGCCTCACTGACGAGATGATCCGAGAAGCCGTGAAACGGGTGCTCCGTGGCCGCCACGTCGCGCACTGCAGCACCGAGCGCGGCACGGTCCGGGTAGAGCAGGGCAAAATGGTAGAGACCGGTCGAGCGAGCAGGGCGAAACGGCGCGTCCGGCGCGTGCACGAGCGTGAGGAGCGACGTCGCG
This genomic window contains:
- a CDS encoding VOC family protein, whose translation is MRLRVRDLEREAGFYRDVLGLREQERSDSQATFAAADATSLLTLVHAPDAPFRPARSTGLYHFALLYPDRAALGAAVRDVAATEHPFHGFSDHLVSEAAYLADRENNGIELYRDRPASDWQWRGDSVVMSTERLDVQALLADADPAPPVPGRSDALRMGHVHLHVADRERAAEFYTSVIGLDITTRDYPGAMFLSANRYHHHLGLNEWAGNAAPPPGSTGLVDFELIVPDEGVVRGIAERAGGQLQDGALRLQDPDGIGIVIRTR
- a CDS encoding magnesium transporter CorA family protein, with the translated sequence MRAWLLTSTALTQLTAEDAARRIRGAPVPGELVLVDMLRPGEAEATLMREQMRLHPLAVEDVMRGRQRPKLDRYPRHYFVVFYGAAINRERRRVAFRELHVFIGAHFVVVASHYQIAEVQELVAYCRRFSSKLTTTGGLVHWLLDAIVDDYFPIVHDFSEKVTRLENETLTGERSPLDNLVGVRRELILFRRVVAPERDVIGTALRRDIVALEPELLPYFQDLRDHLERLTEEIDTLRELLSTVVEARNHAMSNSLNSTIRIMTAWSIILMSVTVIAGVYGMNFRNMPEIGWRHGYVFALAIMLFVGLGLFTYFRRRDWI
- a CDS encoding nucleoside deaminase; the encoded protein is MSALPEIRIVNPAWVADVVDVNGTYSDDESRMRVAVRLAHGNVVHDTGGPFGAAVFDADGRIAGLGVNMVVPSNNSSLHAEMVAFMMAQARVGSYTLGAPGMSEHVLYTSCEPCAMCLGATFWSGVKRVFFAATRQDASELFDEGPVFRASYAYLEERGIRFRGGLLREEGRAALELYRDRHGERYNG
- a CDS encoding amidohydrolase family protein, with product MRTRLLAWVLAAVGTPAAAQEVPTSWSAPADVAFVGVTVVPMDSERIIANQTVVVSNGVISAIGPVASTPVPSGAVRVDGSGRFLMPGLAEMHGHVPAQPGQFQEDVLFLYVAAGATTVRGMQGHPNHFAMRERVRSGELIGPRLFLSSPPFAGMGQNPLTDPAQARERVRSARAAGYDHLKVHEALSREVYDAMAETAREVGITFSGHVPDPVGLEHALEAGQATVDHLDNYLDAIQRDDSPALAMQGAARGQALPLHVDEEKIAWIARETREAGVGNVPTMALWEVLRGSHRGDELAGREELRYMPRQMLANWVQQVNTIHDGWDAAAAQAEREVRLRILEALHDEGALILMGTDAPQLFSVPGFSLQRELPLMVQAGMTPYEVLRTGTVNIARFYGEEDSAGTVQAGRRADLLLLDANPLEDVANIGRIRGVMVEGRWLDGEQLAARLDAIAQRAAAPAN
- a CDS encoding PD-(D/E)XK nuclease family protein, with the protein product DDAEDVRLLYVAASRAGEELIVARPADKLVRKSPWRLLYPAALKHGRELLLPLVPAPPRETLDLTSDEMQQRVGRVDERRRSRALPTYRAAPVKLRAGELSDYELRAVRKGKGPAGRGVEWGSAVHGVIEAAMRGADGAALRAHARSLLLAAERPVDEGGEPEELDELLGIVHTVRSAPLWQRARSAETLQIEAPFAVMLTAAEYAELAATISELEPSDGQASTREIIEGVLDLAFREAGAWTIVDYKSDAAGSGIDEARRARYRAQVDLYAAAWQRITGEPVRERVLLFTADGRTESW
- a CDS encoding NAD(P)/FAD-dependent oxidoreductase, giving the protein MAEAPVVVVGAGPAGLAAAHELRVRRIPFRLLERGSSVGASWTRLYDSLRLHTGKHLSALPGLRFGRDVPLFPTRDHFVDYLERYARRFALDAETGTSVTRIDHDGRWLVRTTGEAIEARAVVIATGIISEPVVPDIAGRADFQGRVLHSVEYRRPAPFAGRRALVVGVGNSGGEIGSELARAGVDTTIAVRSGANVVPLTIMGIPIQYLSVYVRKLPRPVQEQVVAMVGRISEKRRGPPVLPRTRHSPLDAIPLIGFHLVDEIRAGRIAVRPAIERFTPSGVRFSDGTEEAFDDVILATGFRAALGPVEHLVRRDQKGFALRTDRVRSADNRCLYFVGQNYDSSGGLQNIARDAPLAARAIEEDS